A stretch of DNA from Bacillota bacterium:
CGGCCAACTCTGTCGATCAACATACCGGCGGGGAAGGAGAGGGCCACTCCGCCGATGAAGATGGCCAGAAACAGGAGCAGCGTGGAATGGGTCAGGTTGAGCTTCAGGTAATGGTTCATGTAGATGAGCAGAAAGGGGAAGAAGACGTTGAAGGACATCCCCCACAGGGCCATGGCCAGAAGGACGCGGAAAAGACTTTTCTGCTCGCGGATGAAATCGCGCCTGAACGTACCCACGATTCTTTCCCATACGGTACCCCGGCCCGGAAACATCGTGGAAACAGGCGTGTCCCGGTCATCGACCAGGGCCCCGCCCCAGAGCCCCAGCACGAATACAAGCAAACCCACCCCGCCAAAGAAATGGTAATAGCCAAAGTTATCGATGACCACCCCCGACAGGCCGTAGGTCAGCAGGATGGCCAGGGCTGTTCCCACGGCAAGAAGGCCCTGGGCACGCCCCCGGGTTTTCCTGGTGGTGATATCGGTCATGTAGGCATTGTACGCCGCATCATAGGCAGTGGAACCGAAAAATGTCATGAGGCAGTCCAGCAATATGAGCACCCATGCGGCCAGCAGTGCCGGTTTGATCATCCCGGCACCGGGGATAACGATGATGGATATGCCCCAGATCAGATAACCAAAAAAAAGAAAAGGCTTCCGGCGGCCCAGCTTGTCGGAGAAGGCACCCATGAAAATTGACGTTATGGTGGCCACCACCGCCGAGGAAGCAACCATGATGGAAACATAGAGCGGATCAGGGATAATACGGTCGTACATGAAGGTATTGAAAAATTGGTTCTCAACGGCCCATGCCACCTGGCCGGCAAATCCCAGTAGAAATATGGAAAGCCATTTCTTTCTGGACATACTGCGTACCTC
This window harbors:
- a CDS encoding MFS transporter; translated protein: MSRKKWLSIFLLGFAGQVAWAVENQFFNTFMYDRIIPDPLYVSIMVASSAVVATITSIFMGAFSDKLGRRKPFLFFGYLIWGISIIVIPGAGMIKPALLAAWVLILLDCLMTFFGSTAYDAAYNAYMTDITTRKTRGRAQGLLAVGTALAILLTYGLSGVVIDNFGYYHFFGGVGLLVFVLGLWGGALVDDRDTPVSTMFPGRGTVWERIVGTFRRDFIREQKSLFRVLLAMALWGMSFNVFFPFLLIYMNHYLKLNLTHSTLLLFLAIFIGGVALSFPAGMLIDRVGRKKVALVAVILQSAALFSFALTRNLIFLAAVGIVAFGAGNVWSIATGAWSKDLFPEEKRGEFAGYMTLFNVAFTMVPGPIIGGILSRMFGIKTIIEGQVAYIPTPIIIIVASFLMLLAILPLFKLEESDPADPAGPGNVVAPGSNGEF